The segment CCCGGACGTCGGGGTCGTCGAGGAGCACGGTCATCGATCCACCACGCCCGGCCGACGGACCCGTCCGACGAGCCTCCTGCGACTCCGGTGGGCCTCGAGGACCCGCGCGATCGCGTCCAGGTGCGCGCCGTGAGGGAAGTGCGTCTCGACGTGCTGGCGCAGCTTCGCGCCGAGGTCGGGCTCGGTGACGCGCCAGTCGAGCACGCCCCGGAGGGCGACCGCGAGGGCGGCGCTGTCGCGCGGCGGCACCAGGAAGCGGCGGAGGTCGCCGGTGAGCACCTCGACCATGCCGCCGACGGTCGCGCCGATCACCGGCACGCCGGCCGACATCGATTCGACGAGGACCCGACCGAAGGCCTCCTCCTCCCACGACGGCGCCATGACGACGTCGGCCGCGTGGAGGAGCGGCACCACGTCGTTCTGGTTGGGCAGGCGGAGGACGGTGCCCTCGTCGAGCACGTCCAAGGCGCTCTGGAGCTCCGCGTCGTCGACGACGTCGTCCCCGGCGATGACGAGCACGCCCTCCCCGGGTGCGAAGCCGAGCGAGCGCCAGGCCTCGACGACGCTGAGAACGCCTTTCGCGCGGGAGATGCGGCCGAAGTAGAGGCCGACCTTCGCCTTCTCGGGGAGGTCCAGGAGGCGGCGGGCGGCGCGGCGATCCCCGGGCGTCGCGACGGGGTACTTGTCGAGCGGGACGGCGTTGTGCACCACGGTGACGCGGTCGGCGGGGATCCCCGCGGCGACCCACACGGTCTTCATGTGCTCGGAGACCGCCATGAAGTGCGACACCCCGGTCGTGAGCAGCTTCTCGAGCCGGTAGTTCGGGGCGTGGTGCAGGTGGATCACGAGCGGGATGCCGGCGATCCGGGACACGACCTGCGCCCAGATGACGTTCTCCGGGCGGTTCAGCCAGAGCACGTCGGCGCGGAGCCGGCGGACCGTGCGGGCGGAGCGGACGAACGACGCCAGGTGCCGGAGGGCGCGGCGCGGCTCGAACCGGAACCGCACGGGTCCGGTCAGCGAGACGCCGAGCATCTCGAGATCGCCCCGCTGGATGCCCGACTCCGTGTAGAGCAGTTCGACGCGATGTCCCCGTCCGACGAGAGCCGTGGTGTCCTCGAAGACGCAGACCTCGACCCCGCCCAC is part of the Frondihabitans sp. 762G35 genome and harbors:
- a CDS encoding glycosyltransferase family 4 protein, giving the protein MSTQVPDVGERCRIDRHEPTAEPLRIVTATDVLAPVGGVEVCVFEDTTALVGRGHRVELLYTESGIQRGDLEMLGVSLTGPVRFRFEPRRALRHLASFVRSARTVRRLRADVLWLNRPENVIWAQVVSRIAGIPLVIHLHHAPNYRLEKLLTTGVSHFMAVSEHMKTVWVAAGIPADRVTVVHNAVPLDKYPVATPGDRRAARRLLDLPEKAKVGLYFGRISRAKGVLSVVEAWRSLGFAPGEGVLVIAGDDVVDDAELQSALDVLDEGTVLRLPNQNDVVPLLHAADVVMAPSWEEEAFGRVLVESMSAGVPVIGATVGGMVEVLTGDLRRFLVPPRDSAALAVALRGVLDWRVTEPDLGAKLRQHVETHFPHGAHLDAIARVLEAHRSRRRLVGRVRRPGVVDR